The DNA sequence CAACGAAGGTGAGGATGTGAATGACATTGATCCTGGCTTGAAGCTAATGTATATGACCAATGAGCGTGATTTGGATGGCATCAAGGAGCTTCTAGACTCCGGCGCTGACGTCAATTTCCGCGATATCGATAATCGGACCGCGCTTCACATCGCTGCGTGCCAGGGATTCAGTGATGTTGCTGAGCTGTTGCTTGAAAATGGAGCTCATGTAGACCTCAAAGACCGCTGGAGCGGCACGGTATAACTGTTATACTCTGTATTGTTTCTTAGCTGATGTTGTTGTATAGTTGGACATGTTTGATGAATGTTAGTTTAGGTAATTAATTGTGAAATTTTTGGTGAATATCATTGtcaatttccaacaaattgaCTTGCTTGAACAGCCTCTTGCAGATGCCATACACTATAAGAAGCATGATGTGATCAAACTATTGGAGAAACACGGTGCAAAGCAAGTGGTGAGTCCGTCTGTCTATGAGTCATGTCTTTTCATCGAGTGAAGGATCAAAGTTGTAGACTATTTCTGTTTCTTTTACTTATCTTGATGATAACTGCTTGTGGTTTTCTGTCTTAGCTGGCTCCGATGCGGGTAGAAAATCCTGGTCAGTTACCCGATTATGAGATTGATCCTAAAGAAATTGATCTTACAAACAGTATAGAAATAGGCAAGGTACTTTACTCTTATCACCACTTTGTCTCTGTTCTGTTTAGCATGATTTACTGCAGAAGAGAAAGTTGCTTTGTGCCTATAGTTTATAAGTCtgattagaatttttttatcgTTAGTCGTAACAATGATTCAGTTGAATTTCAATATCATGTTTCTCTTTCTGTGGAGCAAGATTTATGTTGTTaagtcatatttcatttttctatccTAGTCTTTATAACTGTTGACCTGATGGAAAGAAATTTCCCAGGGAACCTTTAAGTTAGCTACTTGGGCTGGAACACAAGTTGCTGTGAAGGTATTCTATGAAGGGGCTGCTGACGAGAATAAAGTGTGAGGTCCTTGAACGAGTGCTTTCATTGTTTTGGAACTTTCGTTCTATTCGCTGTTCTCTAAGTACCTTGGTTTCTGCAGGAGGTCATTTAGAGACGAGCTTTCCTTGCTTCTGAGTATAAGGCATCCAAATGTCGTCCAGTTTATTGGTGCCGTGACACAAAGTAGTCCTATGATGATTGTGACTGAATATTTACCAAAGGTATCCATCAGGATTTAggaacatttcttttttgctaTCGAGTTCTGTGGTCTTTTTGTGGATCATTGAATGATCAATCTTGACGTCAGAATTACACTTGTTCCTTGCATGTGCAGGGCGATCTTCAcgaatatttaaaaagaaaaggttcGCTAAAACCTGCAAAAGCTATCCGATTTGCTATGGATATTGCCAGGTTCATTAGAAAATATGAGAACTCAAGTAgctattaactttttttttgtctgaATAAATTCAGGGCGAGGATTTAATAACTTGGGTGGAGTAGTTGGTTTGTAAAGAATTCTTGGGGTGGAATTACTCATTCATTTCCACTATGAACAAACAAATTTCTCAGATggaattagataaaaatatttttgaatctgAGAATTGAATCAATACGGTACTTCGTCTTGCAGGGGAATGAACTATTTGCATGAACGTAGACCTGGAGCTATTATTCATCGCAATCTTGAACCTTCGTAAGCTTTGGTTTCCAActtcaatattttatgatgAACCGCCTTGATctgtttcattttgttttcattcAGTAACTTCGTAtagaattttgttttctattttgactAAGATAACAGAAATATTTTGCGGGATGATTCTGGACACCTGAAAGTTGCAGATTTTGGAATTAGCAAGCTTCTTAAAGTTGCAAAAAGTGTTAAAGAAGAGAGGTCTCTGCCCCGTCACGATAGTACCTGTAAGTATGCCAGATGTTTGACCTACTTGCCATAAAAGGTTCTTCATTGTATATTATATGGTGGAAATTCCAATTTGAATTCTCTGGCATAAAACATTCACTTATTTGTAAATTCTAAACCCTTAGGTGAATTTCGATTCATTGTACCACAGTTAATTACTTATTCTGTCTAATGTAACATGGGTATTAACAGGTCGTTATGTGGCTCCCGAGGTTTTCAGAAATCAAGATTACAACACCAAAGTAGATGTTTTCTCATTTGCCTTGATATTACAGGAGGTAATGGACTTTCTAACTTACATGCTTGTTTTGAGAAGGTACTTGCGGTTTGTTTTAGAATGTTTATAACGAGCCTATAGTAACACATGGGTTTGGTTTGTTCACAAGGAAAGAAATGACCTTGTTTCAGACATGATTTCTTATGTGGCAGCGATGGCGGATTTGCTTCTTTTCACAATTTACTCCTATTCCGTTGCTTTCTACATGTTTTCCCTGCGCAGAGCAATCTAATATTTGAATTGCATGCTCTGTCTCTGTCTGTTACATAATATGATTGGTACCAAAAGATTCTGcattaacaaataaatatttttgtggttGTCAACCTTAGCTTATTGAGGGGTGCCCTCCATTCAGTACGAAGCAAGAACACGAAGTGCCAAAATCTTGTGTTGCAAAAGAACGCCCTCCTTTTAAGGCCCCAATGAAATTGTATGCCAATGGTCTTAAAGAGTAAGATGAAGCAACCAAACTATAAAAGTCTTTGAATTTAAGACCGACTAATGGCTGCAGTTGTTAATTCTTGCAATGATAGTGATGCCATATCAGCATGATTGTGTAATGCACGGCTTGTTACAGGTTGATCGAAGAGTGCTGGAGTGAAAATCCAGCTGATAGGCCGACGTTTAGGCAGATCATTCCTCGGCTGGAGGGCATTCACAGCAGATTTAACCGTGGCAGTTGCTGGAAGGTTCTTCCCTTCCCTCCCTACCCGTagctttgtttttattttgatcccTGTTGATGTGCAGGTGATACCATTGGATTGCTTTCAGCATTGGAGCTGGGCCAAATGTCATTCCGGTTCCAGCAGCCAGAGTGATTCCTCCGGGTCTCTAGGGAGAGACGCCTAAGTTTCTTCGTCATCTATTCGTAAATATCGTAAATCTGTGTTATTCATCCTTGTATTCAATGCTTCAATGCACATAAATTTCATGTCATAATGGTTGTGCAGATTTGGAAGAGGATGTTTCAGCATATTATCTTTCAAACTCACCTGCACTAGATGAGTCTCTAAGGAGATGGTGGAATAATTTCACCACGTTTACtgaaaatatttgtaagatcatatttttgtgatggCTTCTATTTTCTGATAAATTCTTGGATAGTTTACATGGTATAAGCCATGAGTGTGTAAAGAAGTATTAAATCTCatggatatatataaaaaattggtaGAATctgtttttgctttttcttgtTATCATCATCTacttttttctgttttcttaTCCTATTCTCTTTGCGTGCATATTTAAGAAACTGACTCATACGATATCTTCTAGTATAAAACTTTGCAATCACACAAAGACATGTATCCAGTCACTGACAAatgtttttcttatataagacaaaaataaaaaaaaatatttcagaatAGCAGCACACGACGTCGTTGGAGTGGTATTTGTTTCCTAAGGGTAtgccagaatatattactccccGTTCTCCATTAATTGCCtacttttgctatttttgtcattctcccattagagcatccgcaatggtgcttaggccagtcataggccagcaataggctagccattctctcccctgccacgtcagcaacactaaaaaatccacctgccacatcagatttaggcgaGCCATAGGCTAGTAGCCATAAATACACAGccgtaataaaaataattcaaaatatactacatttacggaattaaaatcatgattaaattaccgaattaaatttacgagacatatacaggaaaattcattaattttattttaaaaaaaaaagtacattaactaaaaataaaaaaaaattgcataataaaaaaaaaatccgggcttccacacacgagccaccgccccactctactcctcactaatttataatacataaaaaaatgttagtatgccttgaatccgttatagtttgccgctagccgaacggaGGTCTCgttgtccatcgctagatgttgctcttgtacagaaatttagagatagagaaaatcgcgtttatataatttttcaaaaataaaaaaaagaataaaaaaaattaaaaaaaaagaattaaaaaagaattaaaaaaagaattaaaaaaaattaaaaaatagcgctggccgatcgggccgccacaatggcggctagccgatcggccagcgctcgGCCAGCGGACGAGcgtcggccagcccacgccgatccgctcgccgatttcgtcctcgccgattgcaatggttcggctagccgatcggctagcgcgacAAATcagctagccggtcgctagccgaccattgcggatgctcttaattgTCAATTTAAACTTTTTCCATGAATGATAAGTAGATTCACATTCTAGTAACTTATTTTACTCACGTTTTATAATataacatataaataaaagtgagactcatatttcactaactctttaatccattttcctttacatttcttaaaactcgtgtggaaatcaaagtggacaattaatggGGTACGGAGGGAGTGTTATTAAAACTTATTGATAGCCCTTAGATTTTTCCCTTATGTTTTTTTCTAATaggattaataataatttttcatttattattgtgATTTTGGTAATTCAAACCCCAccagaaatattttattaactaaGTCATGACTCCTATCTACCTTTCACCTTTTCTTCAACTTTACTGTATGATTAAGACTGCGCACCAAAATCACGTCCCATTCTCGGATGGTAACAAATTAATTGCCAAACCTCAATTTTAGTACATATAAATCCGTCACACATGGATAATAATTATCCTCTGACCTAATTGATGTTTCTACTCTAAATATTCttcaaaacaattttatagTTACCAAACCGTATATGATGATGTATAATCTAGTTAGATAGTGTAACACCAAAGAATCTTGGGGTCCATAAATTATTGATCAGGCCCAAGTGGAGAAACAAGTACTACTAATTTGGGTTATTACAATATTAGGAACTTTGAGTTGATTGTTTAAGGGTATCTCTACcggcgcccctcccactcgCCCGGCAGGGGACGGGGCGACCTGACGAAGCGCCATAGTGGgcgggaagggcgcccacgcccgtcccgagtgCCCCTGACGATGGCCTCGCCCCTCGGCTCGACGTCCTGACTGCCGACGGGCGCCACTATGGCGTGGGTAGGACGTCCCACTCAGGACGTCCCAcgcgatttttttttttattttttattttaaaaaaactctataaatatcggctcgtgtcgaaattttaattccgtaaattttaattttaattgtgaatttattaattttattgcgggaagtcccagtgggaagtcctagtgcagtgggaagggctagtgatgtggcagtggaatgagaagggctagtgctgacgtggcatggGAAGGGCTAAtgggaggggcgccaccggagacacCTTCTGTACGAAATCTGCGAACTGGTTGTTTAGAGACAACTGATAATCTAAGAATGCTTCTTTCCTTTAAAAGCTCGTGCCAATAATAACCAACCTAAAATAGCAACTAAATTGTATACGCATGAGATTATGATCAAAATTGAACCATATTTTATTGCAGAATGCTTTTGAGATAGAGGTAATTTTAAGTTCATTTTTAGTTCGTTTTagaagatttgatttttaaaaatNNNNNNNNNNNNNNNNNNNNNNNNNNNNNNNNNNNNNNNNNNNNNNNNNNNNNNNNNNNNNNNNNNNNNNNNNNNNNNNNNNNNNNNNNNNNNNNNNNNNGCTTTCATCCCGAGCTCACCCTCCAAAACACCGATTGAATCACAGCTATGTCGCTGCCCGACGGGAATCCACCGCGCACAGCAACTAGCCACACCGATCAATCCATAGCTACGTTATTGCCCGACGGGAATCCACTCGCGCACAACTACTAGTTATACCATATCAAACCAAGCTGCGCCGCTGCCCGACGGAAGATGTTCCGCGCACAGCACCAGATTTGGTTGCCGAGTtcccaccttgaggacaaggtggatttcaaccatgggggagttgatacgagcatatatttattaattagttttttatttaccttttatttctcatatttGATTAGATATTATTAGATTTGTTTTAGGATATTCTTGTATCcccacatattataaatatgtgtggagtATTCCATAGCATTCAATCaataagaatatcaatattatcgTTCATTCTTTTCTCCATAGAGAGACAACCGTCGTGCTCGACGGGCACTCGCCCGCGACAGATATTTATCGATCGCCGATCTACGGACGCCGATCACCCCGATAGGAGGTTTATCCTATCATAATAGCAAGAGTTGCCCGTGTAAAGGCTACACTATTTCCAACAGGTTATAAATTGTATAGCTCGAAAGGTCTAATTGATTGATTggtgtgatttatttttatatacattgAAGATAACCATGATGAATAGAATAAGTTTAACACGTTTCATCGAAACATGAATGGTTCACGTTAACCAAACCGTCATTTCTACCTCACACCAAAGAAATTAACATGATCTGTACGTATATGTCTGAATAGAAAAGTTTCTGTTATAATCATCGAcccttatatatatttgtttcaaaatcaaattgttTTCATGTGGTTAGAATAAGAATCATGACACATAAATGCAATCAAAGTGCAGAATTTAAAGAATATAGATAACCAGGATTAGACCTTTTAAGCTGCTTCGTGGTAATTATTGCTTACATTCCTAGatatacattttattttgatacttATAACACTTGCTCATTCATTGCCCATAAAAGTACTTCAGttattaaattcattactataatttaaattaaaccaGCTTTTTGTTCTGCAGAGGATAACGATATGATTGCCAGCATTTTCATCTGTTACCATACATTTCCAGTCATCCCCCACTTCTTCATTTtggttttctatttttttagtatcaCAGAAGAAATTTCAGTAATTAAtacaaaagaattaattaattatagaaacAAGCCCTAAGAATTAGGAGCGCACATAGAAAAAAAGGTTGGCTGACctttattaattgaatcaattttCATATAGTTTAATAGGTATAtagatttttagtataatcatacaaaaaattatattactactagctagtactccctccgacccaaaaaaaatgtcacacttgtgggatgacacgagattttaggatgttttgttttctgtgttagatggaaagagaaaatttaatatttatattattgtgagagagattttttttctaaaaatgaaattgtgacATCTTTAataagacaaattaaaaaaaaggaagtcacacatcttttatgggacggaggaagtactagaAAACTTTGGTaaaaagtataattaataaaattaaatcagtaaactttaattaattaatgatattgAATATCTTAAACACGTGAAAACAATTAGTTAAAAGGCTGCCCacatatttgtaatttgacATTGATCGAGTGAGCGTGGAATATTAAATTCTATAgtggaataaattaatatactgTAGGATTCAACCAAACGACAAAGAACTCAACATTTTCTTGTTGTTAAGATTTCTTTTGCAATCTGACAAGCTAGATTAGTTAGGTCATCTATCTATGAACTTGATGTCTAAGGATTGCCTGGCTACATCTTTCAGCCGGTATTCTATGGTTTTCTTTTGTGTTTAATCGACTTCTTCATTCACATTTCAATACTTAACAACCTATCTTTGGGATCTCGCTTTTATCTAACAATTCTTAATTGTTTTCTTCATCGCCAAATATTAAAGGCGGCTCTACGACgtcaaataaatgaatacaATAACAAATCAAGttgtaaattttataaaaaaaatttagtaatattttcaatgtattaaacttaaattatatagataaaataaaatagtcattactaaaaattcaTCGAACGATAATAGTgctcacataaaatatatatgaaatatcaTTTACTAGATACAAATGTGCATATTGTTCAAAAGATAACACACAGACTTTAATCAGTTTCAGTACAAAATACTTAGTCACAAATCACAATACACATGATATGGTTACCACCGGTGTCGGTGCTTAAACACCTGCTCTtccgtcccactcaagataatcacatttttgaggggcacgagattttaggaaatgttgttaggtggaataaaatagagatggaaaagttagttgaatattttaacgagaagagaagagaagagaggagagatgagattattttctaaaaaattgaaaagtgatCATCTTGActgggacaaacaaaaatgaacaGGTGGTAatcttgaatgggacggagagagtatgttTGAAGGATTACACTTTGTGGaagaaaacacacacacatatataaatggactccataaaaaaaatagtagtatatacatatactcccttcgtgctataaaaatatgaacaatgaAACtgacacaaaaattaatgcacaattgataaagtaagagagaagagaagaagggtagttaaagtagtggAGAGTGAGACCCACATTGttattagtatttattgaattctAATGGTGGGTCATAGtggtataaattgtaaataaattgatgaatacGAGTAATGAGTCGAGAACaactttctataaatagacatacttatatttttgtggaaaggacaaaaatgaaaagtgcacatattttataGAACGGAGAAAGAGAGTATATACTAGTGTTAAACTGCTACCTTTAAAGGAAGCAGAGCTAAGTGGGGGACAATTCTTAGTGGTGCACTAATATGGCTCTTATTCTCagacttttccttttctatccATAATACCAATGGATCTTCCCATTTTTGTATCAACTCACGAATATTCTGGATCTTTAATTTCGTTACTCTAAAAAGCTAAAGTTTAAACGTAAGTTATTATAAATCATGAGCGTCGAGTCATGCATGAATTAACTTCGAAAGATGATAACGTTTAATATCCTGGCTAAAGGATCGATTTTATCccatcattttaattaattatctaaaaCTATCCTACTATTCAggtaattataatttactaacgctaattatttttagaatatcttaaaaaaaattcaggtGATCGTTGTGGAAACCAAAAATATCCGTTTTATTTGGTTTGTTATTTCATCTGTCATAtgttactcgcacttttctttttaggtcgcaaaattgagatttattttttaatataattaaattagtattttaagtgtaatgaaATCACTTAATAAGATAACACTTAATTaactataatatatttaattaaataccttaattcttacttaaaatagaaaaacagtATAAGTAGTTTGGGACGAGTCGAAATAGAAAAGTACAGATAACATGGGTTAGAGggattatttgtttttattatttggtttgaactttgaaattaCACATCATACACaattaattatggagtatatactactactactactagatAAGATACATATATTTTCCGATGTCGATccctgaaaaaaaaattgcggGATATTTTATGTTCAAGAGTGAAACAATAACAACCATTTTTGGATAAATGCAACAAA is a window from the Salvia hispanica cultivar TCC Black 2014 chromosome 1, UniMelb_Shisp_WGS_1.0, whole genome shotgun sequence genome containing:
- the LOC125213341 gene encoding integrin-linked protein kinase 1-like isoform X2; translation: MAPHGRGDKSNEGEDVNDIDPGLKLMYMTNERDLDGIKELLDSGADVNFRDIDNRTALHIAACQGFSDVAELLLENGAHVDLKDRWSGTPLADAIHYKKHDVIKLLEKHGAKQVLAPMRVENPGQLPDYEIDPKEIDLTNSIEIGKGTFKLATWAGTQVAVKVFYEGAADENKVRSFRDELSLLLSIRHPNVVQFIGAVTQSSPMMIVTEYLPKGDLHEYLKRKGSLKPAKAIRFAMDIARGMNYLHERRPGAIIHRNLEPSNILRDDSGHLKVADFGISKLLKVAKSVKEERSLPRHDSTCRYVAPEVFRNQDYNTKVDVFSFALILQELIEGCPPFSTKQEHEVPKSCVAKERPPFKAPMKLYANGLKELIEECWSENPADRPTFRQIIPRLEGIHSRFNRGSCWKHWSWAKCHSGSSSQSDSSGSLGRDA
- the LOC125213341 gene encoding integrin-linked protein kinase 1-like isoform X1, whose translation is MAPHGRGDKSNEGEDVNDIDPGLKLMYMTNERDLDGIKELLDSGADVNFRDIDNRTALHIAACQGFSDVAELLLENGAHVDLKDRWSGTPLADAIHYKKHDVIKLLEKHGAKQVLAPMRVENPGQLPDYEIDPKEIDLTNSIEIGKGTFKLATWAGTQVAVKVFYEGAADENKVRSFRDELSLLLSIRHPNVVQFIGAVTQSSPMMIVTEYLPKGDLHEYLKRKGSLKPAKAIRFAMDIARGMNYLHERRPGAIIHRNLEPSNILRDDSGHLKVADFGISKLLKVAKSVKEERSLPRHDSTCRYVAPEVFRNQDYNTKVDVFSFALILQELIEGCPPFSTKQEHEVPKSCVAKERPPFKAPMKLYANGLKELIEECWSENPADRPTFRQIIPRLEGIHSRFNRGSCWKVIPLDCFQHWSWAKCHSGSSSQSDSSGSLGRDA
- the LOC125213341 gene encoding integrin-linked protein kinase 1-like isoform X3; this encodes MAPHGRGDKSNEGEDVNDIDPGLKLMYMTNERDLDGIKELLDSGADVNFRDIDNRTALHIAACQGFSDVAELLLENGAHVDLKDRWSGTPLADAIHYKKHDVIKLLEKHGAKQVLAPMRVENPGQLPDYEIDPKEIDLTNSIEIGKGTFKLATWAGTQVAVKVFYEGAADENKVRSFRDELSLLLSIRHPNVVQFIGAVTQSSPMMIVTEYLPKGDLHEYLKRKGSLKPAKAIRFAMDIARGMNYLHERRPGAIIHRNLEPSNILRDDSGHLKVADFGISKLLKVAKSVKEERSLPRHDSTCRYVAPEVFRNQDYNTKVDVFSFALILQEVDRRVLE